One stretch of uncultured Cohaesibacter sp. DNA includes these proteins:
- a CDS encoding LysR family transcriptional regulator, translated as MNWDDVRIFLAVARAGQILQAAKRLGVNHATVARRVTALEEALKAKLLDRRTTGCVLTPEGEEFLLAAERMEAEMLAAQTSIGETNIEVAGVVRIGAPDGFGVAYLAPRLGPLLDHYPDLRVQLVPVPRTFSIDRREADIVITVDRPENGRLVARKLVDYKLGLYASRAYVERYGAPQTHAELGDHRLIGLVEDLIYSPSLHYSDEMMRGHQRQFECASSLGQTEAVRAGLGIGILHGYLAKNDPDFVEILPDHAIQRAYWAIYHESTRNLGRIKAVSDYIYRLVDEEKAIFR; from the coding sequence ATGAATTGGGACGATGTTCGGATCTTTCTGGCAGTGGCCAGAGCGGGACAGATTTTGCAGGCGGCCAAGCGACTTGGCGTCAATCATGCGACGGTTGCCCGCCGCGTGACGGCTCTGGAGGAGGCGCTGAAGGCAAAGCTTCTGGACCGGCGGACAACCGGCTGTGTCCTGACGCCGGAGGGGGAGGAATTCCTGCTGGCCGCCGAACGGATGGAGGCGGAAATGCTGGCGGCCCAGACGAGCATTGGCGAGACGAATATCGAGGTGGCCGGTGTTGTTCGCATTGGCGCGCCGGACGGGTTTGGCGTTGCCTATCTTGCGCCGCGCCTCGGTCCGCTGCTTGATCACTATCCCGATTTGCGCGTTCAGCTCGTCCCAGTGCCACGGACCTTCTCCATCGATCGGCGCGAGGCGGACATTGTCATCACCGTCGACCGGCCGGAGAATGGGCGATTGGTTGCCCGCAAGCTGGTGGACTACAAGCTGGGGCTTTATGCCTCCCGCGCCTATGTAGAGCGATATGGCGCACCGCAGACACATGCAGAGCTTGGCGACCACCGCCTGATCGGGCTGGTGGAGGATCTCATCTACAGCCCGTCTCTGCATTATTCAGACGAGATGATGCGCGGCCATCAGCGCCAGTTCGAATGCGCCAGCTCTTTGGGGCAGACCGAAGCCGTGCGGGCGGGTCTGGGGATCGGCATTCTGCACGGCTATCTCGCCAAGAATGATCCTGATTTTGTCGAGATTCTGCCGGATCACGCCATCCAGCGCGCCTATTGGGCCATTTATCACGAAAGCACCCGTAACCTCGGGCGCATCAAGGCGGTGTCCGACTATATTTACCGGCTTGTGGACGAGGAGAAGGCTATTTTCCGTTAG
- a CDS encoding pseudouridine-5'-phosphate glycosidase, which produces MTETLSPLPIVFGSEVAAARKEGKPIVALESTIITHGMPFPENVATALEVEQIIRDEGACPATIAIIDGTIHVGLSRSEIEMLAHRDDIMKLSRADLAYALVAGKSGSTTVAATMICAARAGIATFATGGIGGVHRGAEESFDISADLQELSKTPVIVVSAGVKALLDIAKTLEVLETLGVPVVGFKTDEFPAFWSRESGHACPLRMDDPDEIAALYKMRKTLELEGGMIVANPVPEADEIPRAEMETDIIEAISEANRRNVSGKDVTPFVLDRIKQQTNGDSLVTNIALVKNNARLAAKIASAF; this is translated from the coding sequence ATGACCGAGACCCTAAGTCCCCTCCCCATTGTCTTCGGCTCGGAAGTCGCCGCAGCCCGCAAAGAGGGCAAACCGATCGTCGCCCTCGAATCCACCATCATCACCCACGGCATGCCCTTCCCCGAGAACGTGGCGACCGCGCTGGAAGTGGAACAGATCATCCGCGACGAGGGCGCCTGTCCGGCCACCATCGCCATCATTGATGGCACGATCCACGTCGGCCTGTCTCGATCCGAGATCGAGATGCTCGCGCATCGCGATGACATCATGAAATTGTCCCGCGCGGATCTTGCCTATGCGCTTGTTGCAGGCAAGAGCGGCTCAACCACCGTTGCCGCAACAATGATCTGTGCCGCTCGCGCCGGAATCGCAACCTTTGCCACCGGCGGCATCGGCGGCGTGCATCGCGGCGCCGAGGAAAGCTTTGACATTTCAGCCGACCTGCAGGAACTCTCCAAAACGCCGGTAATCGTGGTCTCAGCGGGTGTAAAGGCCCTTCTTGACATCGCCAAGACGCTGGAAGTGCTCGAAACCCTCGGCGTGCCGGTGGTGGGCTTCAAGACTGACGAATTCCCGGCCTTCTGGAGTCGCGAGAGCGGCCATGCCTGCCCCTTGCGCATGGATGATCCCGATGAGATCGCCGCTCTTTACAAGATGCGTAAGACCCTTGAGCTGGAAGGCGGCATGATCGTCGCCAATCCGGTGCCGGAAGCCGATGAAATCCCGCGCGCCGAAATGGAAACCGACATCATCGAGGCCATTTCCGAAGCGAACCGCAGAAACGTCAGCGGCAAGGACGTGACCCCCTTCGTGCTCGACCGGATCAAGCAGCAGACCAACGGCGACAGCCTCGTGACCAACATCGCGCTGGTCAAGAACAACGCCCGCCTCGCCGCAAAGATCGCCTCGGCCTTCTGA
- a CDS encoding response regulator, giving the protein MGRQLSHESTASAMIDHVDRSGSVKWLLLLAIFLVAIAAGLVFFKGQIGGQLQLVFLSVLAGIGILSLLGLAVGLVKLGNAVAPPHLTRQFVDSMSDGVLVCDSRDRIVYANAEYGRLTGANSVEDIRSIERSFGGEPDAAEAIYRLSEAIRSGRPALEEFRLFKGPAGVDPDGDAGQARWFRIKVRALNDTQSGGGKDAFSVWQVSDITRDRERQENIFQELQLAINYLDHAPAGFFSAEPDGKVIYMNATLADWLGYDLAQFEPRHLNLNELVSGDGNALLDGVNNTPGVRRTDMIDLDLVKRNGQGLPVRLLHRVPIAADGTPGASRTIVINRSPGEDISEELRSAEVRFARFFNNTPIAIAAMTGEGRVMRTNAPFARLFSAVIPENRPLEGEAPTPTIHNLVAEKNRDELSAAIDEALNGKSNILPVECELAEDNTRTIRFFLSGVEDSDADEEQVIVYALETTEQRALEVQFTQSQKMQAVGQLAGGVAHDFNNVLTAIIGFSDLLLASHRPGDPAFQDIMNIKQNANRAASLVRQLLAFSRRQTLRPQILSLGDVLADLSILLDRLLGEKVDLELVYGRDLWPVKADLNQLEQVIVNLAVNARDAMPEGGQLTIQTRNLLQEETMQMPYKQLEPGEYVLLEVLDSGTGIPPDIRDKIFEPFFSTKDVGKGTGLGLSTVYGIIKQTGGFIFLESEMGQGTTFRIFLPRHVAEAVPLVEGKVVGDHHGADLDDSDEEAVTTTTIVDLTGSATILLVEDEEAVRAFAARALASRGYTVHEAGSGAEALEVIREIDEPIDLVVSDVVMPEMDGPTMLGELRKIRPELKVIFMSGYAEEAFAKNLPENEEFGFLPKPFSLKQLATKIKEVLGE; this is encoded by the coding sequence ATGGGCAGACAATTGAGCCACGAGAGTACGGCATCGGCCATGATTGATCATGTTGATCGTTCTGGTAGTGTCAAGTGGCTGCTATTACTGGCTATTTTTCTGGTGGCTATCGCGGCTGGGCTGGTCTTCTTCAAAGGTCAGATTGGCGGGCAGTTGCAGCTGGTGTTTCTCAGCGTTCTTGCTGGGATCGGCATTCTGTCATTGCTCGGGCTCGCGGTCGGTCTGGTCAAGCTGGGCAACGCGGTTGCTCCGCCGCATCTGACGCGGCAATTTGTGGACAGCATGAGCGATGGTGTGCTCGTCTGTGATTCCCGCGACCGGATTGTCTATGCCAATGCCGAGTATGGTCGCCTGACCGGGGCGAACAGCGTCGAGGACATCCGCTCGATCGAACGCAGCTTTGGCGGTGAGCCTGATGCGGCCGAGGCGATCTACCGCCTGTCGGAGGCCATTCGCAGTGGTCGGCCTGCGCTCGAAGAGTTCCGGCTGTTCAAGGGACCGGCTGGCGTGGATCCCGACGGAGATGCCGGACAGGCCCGCTGGTTCCGCATCAAGGTGCGAGCGCTCAATGACACCCAGAGTGGGGGCGGCAAAGATGCCTTTTCGGTCTGGCAGGTCAGCGACATCACCCGAGATCGCGAGCGGCAGGAAAATATCTTTCAGGAACTTCAGCTCGCCATCAATTATCTCGACCATGCTCCGGCTGGCTTCTTCTCTGCCGAGCCGGATGGCAAGGTCATCTACATGAATGCGACGTTGGCGGACTGGCTCGGCTATGATCTGGCGCAGTTCGAGCCGCGTCATCTCAATCTCAACGAATTGGTGTCCGGCGATGGAAATGCCCTGCTCGACGGGGTGAACAACACGCCGGGCGTGCGTCGGACCGACATGATCGATCTCGATCTGGTCAAACGCAATGGTCAGGGTCTGCCGGTGCGTCTGTTGCATCGGGTGCCCATTGCCGCGGACGGCACGCCGGGAGCCTCGCGCACCATCGTCATCAATCGCAGTCCCGGCGAGGATATTTCCGAGGAGCTGCGCTCGGCTGAGGTCCGCTTCGCGCGCTTCTTCAACAACACGCCGATTGCCATTGCCGCCATGACCGGCGAGGGACGGGTGATGCGCACGAACGCGCCCTTTGCTCGCCTGTTCTCTGCTGTCATTCCGGAAAACCGGCCCTTGGAAGGCGAAGCGCCGACCCCGACGATCCATAATCTGGTCGCCGAGAAGAATCGGGACGAATTGTCCGCCGCCATCGACGAAGCGCTCAACGGCAAGAGCAACATCCTGCCCGTCGAGTGTGAGCTGGCCGAGGACAATACACGGACGATCCGCTTCTTCCTGTCCGGTGTCGAGGATAGCGATGCCGACGAGGAGCAGGTGATTGTCTATGCGCTCGAGACGACCGAGCAGCGGGCTCTCGAGGTGCAGTTCACCCAGAGCCAGAAGATGCAGGCCGTTGGCCAGCTGGCTGGCGGTGTCGCCCATGACTTCAACAACGTGCTGACAGCGATCATCGGCTTCTCCGATCTCCTGCTGGCCAGCCACAGGCCCGGTGATCCTGCTTTCCAGGACATTATGAACATCAAGCAGAATGCCAACCGCGCCGCCTCTCTGGTGCGTCAGTTGCTGGCCTTCTCGCGGCGGCAGACGCTGCGGCCCCAGATCCTGTCACTGGGCGACGTGCTGGCGGATCTGTCGATCCTGCTTGATCGTCTCTTGGGCGAAAAGGTGGATCTGGAACTGGTCTATGGCCGCGATCTGTGGCCGGTCAAGGCCGATCTCAACCAGCTTGAGCAGGTTATCGTCAATCTGGCTGTCAACGCGCGCGACGCCATGCCGGAAGGCGGGCAATTGACTATCCAGACGCGCAATCTGCTTCAGGAAGAAACTATGCAGATGCCCTACAAGCAGCTTGAGCCGGGCGAATATGTGTTGCTTGAGGTGCTGGACAGTGGCACAGGCATCCCGCCCGACATCCGTGACAAGATCTTTGAGCCCTTCTTCTCGACCAAGGATGTGGGCAAAGGCACGGGGCTTGGCCTCTCCACGGTCTATGGCATCATCAAGCAGACCGGTGGTTTCATCTTCCTTGAAAGCGAAATGGGGCAGGGCACGACCTTCCGGATCTTCCTGCCACGCCATGTGGCGGAAGCAGTTCCTCTCGTTGAAGGCAAGGTGGTCGGCGATCATCATGGTGCCGATCTTGACGACAGCGACGAGGAAGCCGTCACCACGACCACGATTGTTGATCTGACCGGTAGTGCGACGATCCTTCTGGTCGAGGATGAGGAAGCCGTGCGGGCCTTTGCCGCGCGTGCCCTTGCGTCCCGCGGCTACACCGTGCATGAGGCAGGCTCAGGTGCCGAAGCGCTTGAGGTGATCCGCGAGATTGACGAACCGATCGATCTGGTGGTGTCCGACGTGGTGATGCCGGAAATGGATGGTCCGACCATGCTTGGTGAGCTGCGCAAGATTCGGCCGGAACTCAAGGTCATCTTCATGTCCGGCTATGCCGAGGAAGCCTTTGCCAAGAACCTGCCCGAGAATGAGGAATTCGGCTTCCTGCCCAAACCCTTCTCGCTGAAGCAGCTGGCAACCAAGATCAAGGAAGTGCTGGGCGAATAG
- a CDS encoding ABC transporter permease, with product MKDTITNISAWRIVLMAIPAIPVFLMLHRWNLNFKKSFYAVGRMLLQLITIGFVLSYLFSARQSYLVLITIFVMMLAATWISLNPLRRPSKILYWYAFLSIILAGSITLVIVTVGILQADPWYQPRLIIPLAGMVYVVSMNAISLSAERLMAELENRTPLDDARKSAARAALIPTINSLLAVGLVSLPGMMTGQILSGVDPLIAVRYQIVVMLMGFVANGLTTFLFLTLSREHFSAFEWHGDATRT from the coding sequence ATGAAGGACACGATCACGAACATTTCAGCATGGCGTATTGTGCTTATGGCAATTCCCGCAATCCCGGTCTTTCTCATGCTGCATCGTTGGAACCTGAATTTCAAAAAAAGCTTCTATGCCGTCGGCAGGATGCTGCTGCAATTGATCACCATCGGGTTCGTCCTCTCCTATCTGTTCTCTGCAAGACAGAGTTATCTGGTGTTGATCACGATTTTCGTCATGATGCTGGCAGCGACCTGGATCAGCCTCAATCCTCTGAGGCGACCATCGAAAATCCTTTACTGGTATGCCTTTCTGTCGATCATCCTTGCGGGCTCGATCACACTTGTCATCGTCACGGTGGGGATCTTGCAAGCCGATCCCTGGTATCAACCCCGATTGATCATCCCCCTAGCGGGCATGGTCTATGTGGTGAGCATGAATGCCATAAGCCTTTCGGCAGAGCGTCTTATGGCCGAACTCGAAAACCGAACACCCCTTGATGACGCGCGAAAATCAGCGGCCCGTGCCGCCCTGATCCCGACCATCAACTCCCTGCTCGCGGTCGGCCTTGTGTCCCTGCCCGGCATGATGACCGGACAGATCCTGTCCGGGGTCGATCCCCTGATCGCTGTTCGATATCAGATCGTCGTCATGCTCATGGGCTTTGTCGCCAATGGACTGACGACCTTCCTCTTCCTCACCCTCTCGCGTGAGCATTTCAGCGCCTTCGAGTGGCATGGTGATGCAACTCGCACCTAA
- a CDS encoding nuclear transport factor 2 family protein — MTDIQQTVREANMREVASRYADYFAHLTPETIDDALPLVSDDIHFIDPFNDVRGRESFRRVIEKMFEDVKDPHFDILDLAWSGDLCLMRWDFSCSMAHIGDWSVRGVTELQFDDEGRISAHFDYWDASRHFYAKLPLIGSAIRWIQKKARI, encoded by the coding sequence GTGACAGACATTCAACAGACCGTGCGTGAGGCAAACATGCGGGAGGTCGCATCGCGCTATGCGGACTATTTCGCCCATCTCACTCCCGAGACGATTGATGATGCCCTGCCGCTTGTCAGCGACGACATCCACTTTATTGACCCCTTCAACGATGTGCGCGGACGCGAAAGCTTCCGCCGTGTCATCGAGAAGATGTTTGAGGACGTGAAGGACCCGCATTTTGACATTCTCGATCTGGCCTGGTCGGGTGATTTGTGTTTGATGCGCTGGGACTTTTCCTGCTCCATGGCCCATATCGGGGACTGGAGCGTGAGAGGCGTCACCGAATTGCAATTTGATGACGAGGGGCGTATTTCGGCCCATTTCGACTATTGGGACGCGAGCCGGCATTTCTACGCCAAGCTGCCTCTGATCGGGTCAGCCATTCGCTGGATACAGAAAAAGGCCCGGATCTAG
- a CDS encoding CBS domain-containing protein, translating to MTPSSYQGPRADGEEPAKTSMSQDARLAFEKAYSQTTVSDILKEKPADIFTVTRTMTLASAIAELSARRIGNMPVVDPNTGLVGVISERDIVAAVADIGDEAMGHSVEQHMTSDPATCKGEDLIVDVMQIMTDGHFRHMPVMDGPVLVGVISIRDIVMHRVQEVEYETLRLKQLMVG from the coding sequence ATGACACCGAGTTCGTATCAAGGGCCGCGTGCCGACGGCGAGGAGCCCGCAAAGACCAGCATGTCGCAGGATGCACGTCTGGCATTTGAGAAAGCCTACTCCCAAACCACGGTCAGCGACATCCTCAAGGAGAAACCGGCAGATATCTTCACCGTTACCCGGACGATGACACTGGCGTCTGCCATTGCAGAGCTCTCTGCGCGGCGCATCGGCAACATGCCGGTCGTTGATCCCAACACCGGGTTGGTCGGTGTGATCTCCGAGCGCGATATCGTTGCTGCAGTTGCCGACATCGGTGACGAGGCCATGGGCCATTCGGTCGAACAGCATATGACGAGTGATCCGGCGACCTGCAAAGGCGAGGATCTGATTGTCGATGTCATGCAGATAATGACCGACGGGCATTTCCGTCACATGCCAGTGATGGACGGCCCGGTTCTGGTCGGTGTCATCTCGATCCGCGATATTGTCATGCATCGGGTGCAGGAGGTCGAATATGAGACCCTGCGCCTCAAGCAGTTGATGGTCGGCTGA
- a CDS encoding SDR family NAD(P)-dependent oxidoreductase has protein sequence MSATNDQKWKRVWVIGASSGIGRALSEQWAERGVEVIASARSEDALDELDATSGYISALPLDVTDKASIEAAIFKMQDQGCVPDLTLYCAATYHPGGIDVLTVEAARQHMEVNYLGAVGVIAALHPLLKTRGSGEIAIVSSLTSYCGLPLASLYGPTKAALASLCETLRPEFERDGLGLRLINPGFVKTPLTEKNSFKMPFLITPEEAAQRIIRGLEGTGFEIAFPFRMALSLRLLRLLPYRLYFRLMRRMVA, from the coding sequence ATGTCAGCAACGAATGATCAGAAATGGAAGCGGGTCTGGGTTATTGGTGCCAGCTCGGGAATCGGTCGGGCTTTGAGTGAGCAATGGGCCGAGCGCGGGGTGGAGGTGATCGCCAGTGCCCGCAGCGAGGATGCCCTTGACGAACTGGACGCGACCTCCGGGTACATTTCGGCCCTGCCGCTTGATGTCACCGACAAGGCTTCGATTGAAGCGGCCATCTTCAAGATGCAGGATCAGGGTTGCGTGCCGGATCTCACCCTCTATTGCGCGGCGACCTATCACCCCGGCGGTATTGACGTTTTGACCGTGGAGGCCGCGAGGCAGCACATGGAGGTCAATTATCTCGGTGCCGTTGGTGTGATCGCGGCATTGCATCCGCTCCTCAAGACGCGTGGGAGCGGAGAGATCGCGATTGTCAGCTCGCTGACATCCTATTGCGGGCTGCCACTCGCTTCGCTCTACGGGCCGACCAAGGCGGCGCTTGCCAGCCTCTGCGAGACCCTGCGCCCCGAGTTCGAACGCGATGGGCTCGGGCTTCGGTTAATCAATCCGGGGTTCGTGAAGACCCCGTTGACCGAGAAGAACAGCTTCAAGATGCCATTCCTCATCACGCCTGAGGAAGCCGCACAGCGGATCATTCGCGGTCTGGAAGGAACCGGATTCGAAATTGCCTTTCCCTTTCGCATGGCGCTGTCCTTGCGACTGCTACGTCTGCTTCCCTACCGGCTCTATTTCAGGCTCATGCGGAGGATGGTGGCGTGA
- a CDS encoding carbohydrate kinase family protein, whose product MTSPTAPDILVIGGAHVDRIGRSFARLEPGQSNPGRLRCSVGGVAGNVARGLARLDWQVALSTISGEDDDARFLKRQLESERINADLIITNPDKPSASYTAIEDRNGALDAAIADMDIYDSFSVEQIEVCIASLKQPTLILADTNLPADTLEQLVALKGDHRLAISAVSGPKANRAGDCLASLDLLFCNGAEAAILAQEFADPEALPEILMEDGVKSGIITRGDAGLTAWQGEKVWKLPAPPVKVRSTNGAGDCLCACVLHGHLLGLPFEKALAYGMAGANLALMSEQSVPDMLNRQMLDACLADIPQAETESQTS is encoded by the coding sequence ATGACCTCTCCTACAGCACCTGATATTCTTGTCATCGGCGGCGCCCATGTCGACCGCATTGGCCGCTCCTTTGCACGGCTGGAACCGGGACAATCCAATCCGGGACGCCTCAGATGCTCCGTTGGCGGCGTGGCAGGCAACGTCGCCCGTGGTCTTGCCCGCCTCGACTGGCAGGTCGCACTGAGCACCATCAGTGGAGAGGACGACGATGCACGCTTTCTCAAGCGCCAGCTTGAGAGCGAGCGGATCAACGCCGACCTGATCATAACCAATCCGGACAAGCCAAGCGCCAGCTATACCGCCATCGAGGACCGCAATGGCGCACTCGATGCGGCCATCGCCGACATGGATATCTACGACAGCTTCTCGGTCGAACAGATCGAGGTCTGCATTGCCAGCCTGAAACAGCCGACTTTGATCCTTGCCGACACCAACCTGCCCGCAGACACCCTCGAGCAACTGGTGGCCCTCAAGGGCGATCACCGGCTCGCCATCAGCGCCGTATCCGGCCCCAAGGCCAACCGCGCCGGAGACTGCCTTGCCTCTCTCGACCTGCTCTTCTGCAACGGGGCGGAAGCGGCGATCCTCGCCCAGGAATTTGCCGACCCCGAGGCCCTGCCCGAAATTCTCATGGAAGACGGCGTCAAATCTGGCATCATCACCCGAGGAGATGCAGGCCTGACCGCATGGCAGGGTGAGAAGGTCTGGAAGCTGCCCGCACCTCCGGTCAAGGTCCGCTCGACCAACGGTGCCGGGGACTGCCTCTGCGCCTGTGTCCTCCACGGCCACCTGCTCGGCCTCCCCTTCGAGAAGGCCCTTGCCTATGGCATGGCCGGAGCCAACCTCGCCCTGATGAGCGAGCAATCCGTGCCCGACATGCTCAACAGACAAATGCTGGACGCCTGCCTCGCAGACATCCCGCAAGCTGAAACAGAAAGCCAAACCTCATGA
- the flhB gene encoding flagellar biosynthesis protein FlhB, giving the protein MAEENDDAEKSEEPTQKRLQDAQKKGDVAKSQEVSAWFSMMGTGLVVAVLGSYVARGTAENLKGFLEHSYQLRIDGGLLSQIWGKVGYAMLGVLIVPMLALLAMAVFGNIVQHKFVFSTEPLKPKLSKVSPAAGFKRLFSKESLVNFVKGLIKLSIIAFLMTVIIYPQRDKLDVVMGLEPIEILPFIRDLALQLIIGVIVVMTVVAGMDYLYQRNRWYEKQKMSLREIKEEFKQAEGDPHVKAKLRQVRMERSRRRMMAAVPEASVVLTNPTHYSVALKYENGMPAPICVAKGVDETAMRIREIAKEHNIPIVENPPLTRALYATVDLDDEVPEEHYKAVAEVIGYIMKLKNRTSWASRN; this is encoded by the coding sequence ATGGCCGAAGAAAATGATGATGCAGAAAAGTCGGAAGAGCCCACGCAAAAACGACTTCAGGATGCACAGAAGAAAGGCGACGTTGCCAAGAGTCAGGAGGTTTCCGCCTGGTTCTCGATGATGGGGACGGGCCTCGTCGTTGCCGTGCTTGGCAGTTATGTGGCGCGCGGTACGGCTGAGAATCTCAAGGGGTTTCTTGAACATTCGTACCAGTTGAGGATCGATGGTGGCCTTCTCTCCCAGATCTGGGGCAAGGTGGGATATGCCATGCTGGGTGTGCTCATCGTTCCCATGCTGGCCCTTCTGGCGATGGCCGTGTTTGGCAACATCGTGCAGCACAAGTTCGTTTTCTCGACAGAGCCGCTCAAGCCGAAATTGTCGAAGGTGTCACCGGCTGCCGGTTTCAAACGCCTGTTCTCTAAGGAGAGCCTTGTCAACTTCGTCAAGGGATTGATTAAGCTGTCGATCATTGCCTTTCTGATGACGGTGATCATCTATCCGCAGAGGGACAAGCTCGATGTGGTTATGGGGCTGGAGCCGATCGAGATCCTGCCCTTCATCAGAGACCTAGCCTTGCAATTGATCATTGGCGTGATCGTCGTAATGACGGTGGTCGCCGGCATGGACTATCTCTATCAGCGCAATCGCTGGTACGAGAAACAGAAGATGTCTCTGCGCGAGATCAAGGAAGAATTCAAGCAGGCCGAGGGTGATCCGCACGTCAAGGCGAAATTGCGTCAAGTGCGCATGGAGCGCAGCCGCAGACGCATGATGGCTGCTGTGCCAGAAGCCTCGGTGGTTCTGACGAACCCGACGCATTATTCGGTGGCGCTGAAATACGAGAACGGCATGCCCGCTCCGATCTGCGTGGCCAAGGGTGTGGATGAGACGGCAATGCGCATCCGGGAAATCGCCAAGGAACACAATATTCCAATTGTCGAGAACCCGCCTTTGACCCGTGCGCTTTATGCAACAGTGGATCTCGATGACGAGGTGCCGGAAGAGCATTATAAAGCTGTGGCTGAAGTGATTGGCTATATTATGAAACTGAAGAATCGGACAAGTTGGGCTAGTCGCAACTAA
- a CDS encoding CoA-acylating methylmalonate-semialdehyde dehydrogenase, whose product MKEIGHFINGERVAGTSGRFADVYNPATGEVQAKVALASTAELNAAVEAAAAAQPAWGATNPQRRARVMMRFVDLLNRDMDKLAEALSAEHGKTFVDAKGDVQRGLEVIEFCIGAPHLLKGDYTDSAGTGIDMYSMRQPLGVVAGITPFNFPAMIPLWKMGPALACGNAMILKPSERDPSVPLMLAELLKEAGLPDGILQVVNGDKESVDAILDNDIIQAVGFVGSTPIAHYIYSRSTANGKRCQCFGGAKNHMIIMPDADMDQAADALVGAGFGAAGERCMAISVAVPVGETTADRLIEKLVPRIEKLKVGPYTAGDDVDYGPVVTKAAKDNILRLVESGVEQGAKLVVDGRDFQLQGYENGFFVGPHLFDHVTTDMDIYRQEIFGPVLSCVRAKTYEEALGYAMDHEYGNGTAIFTRDGDTARNFANRINIGMVGINVPIPVPLAYHTFGGWKKSGFGDLNQHGPDSFRFYTRTKTVTARWPSGIKEGGEFNFKAMD is encoded by the coding sequence ATGAAGGAAATCGGTCACTTCATCAACGGCGAACGCGTGGCGGGCACCTCCGGCCGCTTTGCAGATGTCTATAATCCGGCAACCGGCGAAGTGCAGGCCAAGGTCGCCCTTGCGAGCACAGCTGAGCTCAATGCCGCCGTCGAGGCTGCAGCAGCAGCCCAGCCCGCATGGGGCGCAACCAACCCGCAGCGCCGCGCCCGCGTCATGATGCGCTTCGTTGACCTTCTCAACCGGGACATGGACAAGCTGGCCGAAGCTCTTTCCGCAGAGCACGGCAAGACCTTTGTCGACGCCAAGGGCGACGTGCAGCGCGGCCTCGAAGTGATCGAATTCTGCATCGGCGCGCCGCACCTGCTCAAGGGTGACTATACCGACAGCGCCGGCACCGGCATCGACATGTATTCCATGCGCCAGCCACTCGGGGTCGTGGCCGGCATCACGCCGTTCAACTTCCCCGCCATGATCCCGCTGTGGAAGATGGGCCCGGCACTCGCCTGTGGCAACGCCATGATCCTCAAGCCGTCCGAGCGTGATCCGTCCGTTCCGCTCATGCTGGCCGAACTGCTCAAGGAAGCAGGCCTGCCCGACGGCATCCTGCAGGTCGTCAATGGCGACAAGGAGAGCGTCGATGCGATCCTTGACAATGACATCATTCAGGCCGTCGGCTTTGTTGGCTCCACCCCCATCGCCCACTACATCTATTCCCGCTCCACTGCCAACGGCAAACGCTGCCAGTGCTTTGGTGGCGCCAAGAACCACATGATCATCATGCCCGACGCGGACATGGATCAGGCCGCAGACGCCCTCGTTGGCGCAGGCTTCGGCGCGGCGGGCGAACGCTGCATGGCCATCTCGGTCGCCGTACCGGTGGGCGAGACAACCGCCGACCGTCTGATCGAGAAGCTGGTACCACGCATCGAGAAGCTGAAGGTCGGTCCCTACACCGCAGGCGATGATGTCGACTATGGCCCGGTCGTCACCAAGGCCGCCAAAGACAACATCCTGCGCCTCGTTGAAAGCGGCGTTGAGCAGGGCGCTAAGCTGGTCGTCGACGGGCGTGATTTCCAGCTGCAGGGTTATGAGAACGGTTTCTTCGTCGGCCCGCACCTGTTCGATCACGTCACCACCGACATGGACATCTACAGGCAGGAAATCTTCGGCCCTGTGCTCTCCTGTGTCCGCGCCAAGACCTATGAGGAAGCGCTCGGCTATGCCATGGACCATGAATATGGCAATGGCACCGCGATCTTCACCCGTGACGGCGACACCGCACGCAACTTTGCCAACCGCATCAACATCGGCATGGTCGGCATCAACGTGCCCATTCCGGTTCCCCTCGCCTATCACACCTTTGGCGGCTGGAAGAAATCCGGCTTTGGCGATCTCAACCAGCACGGCCCGGACTCCTTCCGCTTCTACACCCGGACCAAGACCGTCACCGCCCGCTGGCCGTCCGGCATCAAAGAAGGTGGTGAGTTCAACTTCAAGGCCATGGACTGA